From Thermoanaerobaculia bacterium:
CGCGCCGGCGCGGAGGTCCGCTTCGGCTGGAAGGTCGTCTCGCTCTCGAAGAACGATGGGGACGGCGTCGAAGGCGTTCGCGCGATCGGGCCGGACGGCGCTTCGCGCGAGATTCGCGCCCGCGTCGTCGTCGATGCGACCGGCAGGGCGGCGACCGGGGCGCGGGCCGAAGGCTTCGTCCAGCCGGACGTCGCACTCCGGCGCGGGGCGCTCTTCACCCACGTCGCCAACGCTCCCCGCGGCGAAGGGGAAACCGACGGGGACATCCGCATGGTCGTTTTCGAGAAGGGCTGGTGGTGGTTCATTCCCTTCTCCGACGGAACGTGGAGCGTGGGCGTCGTCACGGACGCGATGCCGCCCGGGGCGACGCTGGAAGAGCGCTTCGATCGCCTCGTCGAATCGACGGCGACCGTGCGCGAGCGCCTCAAGGACGCCAGACGGTTGATGCCGGTTCAGGCGGAAGCGGACTTCTCATACGACGTGCGGCAGATCGTCGGCGACGGCTACGTCGCGATCGGCGACGCGGCCGGCTTCCTCGATCCGATCTTTTCGTCGGGCGTATTCCTGGCGATGGCGACAGGAGAGAAGGCCGCGGAAGTCCTGACGAAAGTCCTTTCGCGCGGAGGGCCGGTCCGGGCGCCGGACCTGCGCCTCTACGAGAAATTTGCGCGAAAAGGATTCCGCCGATTCCGGAAGTTCGTGATCGGCTTCTACGAGCCGGGATTCCGCGACACCTTCTATCAGAAGCCGCCGCTGCGCGCCCTCTATTCCTCGGTGACGAGCATTCTCGCCGGCGGCGTGTTCGAGACGTCGGGCGCCCTTCGTCTCTGGAGCAACGTCTTTCTGTTCTTTGCCGGACGCGAGATCCGGAAACAGCGGCGGGCCGAGGTGAAAGCGTGAGACCCCGCTGCTTTGGAATGCTCGCGGCGTTCCTTCTCTCCGCGTCGGCGTTCGCGGCGGATTCCCCGCCCGCCCGGCTCTTCGTGGGCATCGTCTCGGACAGCGAGTGCGGCCTCGACCACGCGCGGATGAAGAAGCAGCACCACCTGCCCAACGACCTCGCATGCACGCGCGAGTGCTGCGACAAGTACAAGCAGGATTACGTGCTCGCCGACCACACCTCGGGCGACGTGTACCAGCTCGACGACCAGAAGACCGCGCGCCGGTTCGCGAACCGGGTCGTCCGCGTCCTCGGCACGCTCGAAGCCGAGTCGGGAACGATCCACGTGCTGAGGATCGAACCGGTTCGGTAAAGCGGCGCGCGGCGATGCATCGAGCCGGGCGGGCGCGTGGCAGCCGCCCGCGGGCTAAACGTACGCCACCGGTACGCCGCGCCCGCGGACCGGCTGCCCCGCATCCCGCCGGGCTCGCGCCTCACCGCGCTTTGATCCTCAGAGTGGGAATCGTCCTGCCTGATTCCCGCTCCCGCTATGGAACCTGGTCGCGGCCGGGAGAAGTGCTGGATTCCTGCTTTCGCAGGAATGACAGAACCACGGACGCGTCGAAGAAACTCGAACGGAGGGCGGGGATGGCCGCAGAATCTCGGGCGAGGTGTTTGCCGCGGCGAGGCGCGAGCCCGGTCCGGCCCGCGTTTGCAGCCGGTGACCTGAAGGCACGTCTCGAGACGGGTTGGAAGACGCGTTGGGAACGCCCGGCCCGCGGCCGAGTCGTAACGGCGGCGTACGGCGAGCGCCGCG
This genomic window contains:
- a CDS encoding DUF5818 domain-containing protein, with the translated sequence MRPRCFGMLAAFLLSASAFAADSPPARLFVGIVSDSECGLDHARMKKQHHLPNDLACTRECCDKYKQDYVLADHTSGDVYQLDDQKTARRFANRVVRVLGTLEAESGTIHVLRIEPVR
- a CDS encoding NAD(P)/FAD-dependent oxidoreductase; translated protein: MAGSDSRFDYDAIVAGGGPAGSTAAHLLARAGKSVLVLEKATFPRFVIGESLLPFSTPIFEKLGVLDEIKSRFQHKFGAFFTEEGKEANRKVVFAHGFKRGYGLAFHAKRAELDEILLRAAERAGAEVRFGWKVVSLSKNDGDGVEGVRAIGPDGASREIRARVVVDATGRAATGARAEGFVQPDVALRRGALFTHVANAPRGEGETDGDIRMVVFEKGWWWFIPFSDGTWSVGVVTDAMPPGATLEERFDRLVESTATVRERLKDARRLMPVQAEADFSYDVRQIVGDGYVAIGDAAGFLDPIFSSGVFLAMATGEKAAEVLTKVLSRGGPVRAPDLRLYEKFARKGFRRFRKFVIGFYEPGFRDTFYQKPPLRALYSSVTSILAGGVFETSGALRLWSNVFLFFAGREIRKQRRAEVKA